A genomic segment from Polyangium mundeleinium encodes:
- a CDS encoding class I SAM-dependent rRNA methyltransferase: MTARDSKTLRLTRSAAASVRRGHPWVYREGLARPPKLDSGTAVSLASEEGEPLGVGLWDESSPIAVRVFGKSGRLDERGLLERIERAFARREAFVGPDTDAYRLCNGEGDHVPGLVIDRYAHVAIVRLDGDHLDPWIEKLAPKLARVLAGRGVRSVALRRARDEAGDRRIRPLAGEEPEDRVIVRENGMAMEVDLAHGQKTGAFLDQRDNRARVRVFGARRARALNLYSYAGGFSVAAALGGAAHVTSVDVAAAAHATAQRSFRANGLDPAKHAFVTADAFAFLEAAARRGDKFDLIVSDPPSFAPNERTKPRALTAYRKLHGALTKVLAPGGLLCAASCSSHISAEDFLGTLDDAALGRDDLSLVAMHGQPPDHPTLPAWFEGRYLKFAVLA; this comes from the coding sequence GTGACCGCACGCGATTCGAAGACGCTCCGCCTCACCCGATCCGCCGCCGCCTCCGTTCGTCGAGGTCATCCATGGGTGTACCGCGAAGGCCTTGCTCGGCCGCCGAAGCTTGACTCGGGCACGGCCGTCTCGCTCGCGAGCGAGGAAGGCGAGCCGCTCGGCGTGGGCCTATGGGACGAGTCCTCCCCGATCGCCGTGCGTGTCTTCGGCAAGAGCGGGCGCCTCGACGAGCGCGGGTTGCTCGAGCGGATCGAGCGCGCGTTCGCCCGTCGCGAGGCGTTCGTCGGGCCCGACACCGACGCCTACCGCCTCTGCAACGGCGAAGGCGACCACGTGCCCGGCCTGGTGATCGACAGGTACGCGCACGTCGCGATCGTCCGCCTCGACGGCGATCATCTGGACCCCTGGATCGAAAAGCTCGCGCCGAAGCTCGCGCGCGTCCTCGCCGGGCGCGGCGTGCGCAGCGTCGCGCTCCGCCGCGCCCGCGACGAGGCTGGCGATCGTCGCATCCGCCCGCTCGCCGGCGAGGAGCCCGAGGACCGCGTGATCGTGCGCGAGAACGGGATGGCGATGGAGGTCGACCTCGCGCACGGGCAGAAGACGGGGGCGTTCCTCGATCAGCGCGACAACCGCGCCCGCGTCCGCGTGTTCGGCGCCCGCCGCGCCCGCGCGCTGAACCTCTACAGCTACGCGGGCGGCTTCTCGGTCGCAGCCGCGCTCGGGGGCGCCGCGCACGTGACCTCGGTCGACGTCGCCGCCGCCGCGCACGCGACCGCGCAACGCTCGTTCCGCGCGAACGGGCTCGACCCCGCGAAACACGCGTTCGTCACGGCGGACGCCTTCGCCTTCCTCGAAGCGGCGGCGCGACGCGGGGACAAGTTCGACCTCATCGTCTCGGATCCACCGAGCTTCGCGCCGAATGAGCGGACGAAGCCGCGCGCGCTCACCGCGTACCGCAAGCTTCACGGCGCGCTCACGAAGGTGCTCGCCCCGGGCGGGCTGCTCTGCGCGGCGTCGTGTTCGAGCCACATCTCGGCCGAGGACTTCCTCGGCACGCTCGACGACGCCGCGCTCGGACGGGACGACCTCTCGCTCGTCGCCATGCACGGCCAGCCGCCCGATCACCCCACGCTGCCCGCGTGGTTCGAGGGCCGGTACCTGAAGTTCGCCGTCCTCGCCTGA
- the glgC gene encoding glucose-1-phosphate adenylyltransferase, whose protein sequence is MRETKLRAPFETSRVLVMILAGGEGRRLGPLTSDRAKPAVPFGGRYRIIDIVLSNFVNSGLHKIKILTQYKSASLDEHIARAWRLSPMLDNFIETIPAQQRTGKSWFKGSADAVYQTQHVITDESPTHVCIFGGDHVYKMDMRQMLDEHLERNAEVTVAAIPVPRKEAREFGVIEADANGRIIAFHEKVADPPPMPGHPDLALASMGNYIFNTGNLLDALEQDAKNEQSAHDFGRDIIPYLVKNGKRAFVYDFQTNRVPGEDEGSNAYWRDIGTIDAYWAAQMDLISVQPAFNLYNQRWPIRTAMSHDPPAKFVFRDEWNARVGIATESLVSLGCIISGGRIHRSVLSNRCRVNSFSHVEESVLFENVVIGRHAKIRRAIIDKDVEVPSGAEIGYNLEEDRKRWYVSEGGIVVIPKRAKIG, encoded by the coding sequence ATGCGCGAGACGAAGCTGCGCGCCCCGTTCGAGACCTCACGTGTCCTCGTCATGATCCTGGCGGGTGGGGAGGGCCGGAGGCTCGGCCCTCTCACCTCGGATCGCGCCAAGCCGGCGGTTCCGTTCGGCGGGCGCTACCGGATCATCGACATCGTGCTCTCGAACTTCGTCAACTCGGGGCTGCACAAGATCAAGATCCTCACGCAGTACAAGAGCGCGTCGCTCGACGAGCACATCGCACGGGCCTGGCGCCTGTCGCCGATGCTCGACAACTTCATCGAGACGATCCCGGCGCAGCAGCGCACGGGCAAGAGCTGGTTCAAGGGCTCAGCCGACGCCGTCTACCAGACCCAGCACGTCATCACCGACGAGTCGCCCACGCACGTCTGCATCTTCGGCGGCGACCACGTCTACAAGATGGACATGCGCCAGATGCTCGACGAGCACCTCGAGCGCAACGCCGAAGTGACCGTCGCGGCCATCCCCGTCCCGCGCAAGGAGGCCAGGGAGTTCGGCGTGATCGAGGCCGACGCGAACGGCCGGATCATCGCCTTCCACGAGAAGGTCGCCGATCCGCCGCCGATGCCCGGCCACCCCGACCTCGCCCTCGCGTCGATGGGCAACTACATCTTCAACACGGGCAATCTCCTCGACGCGCTCGAGCAGGACGCGAAGAACGAGCAGAGCGCGCACGACTTCGGCCGCGACATCATCCCGTATTTGGTCAAGAACGGGAAACGCGCGTTCGTCTACGATTTCCAGACAAACCGCGTGCCCGGCGAGGACGAAGGCTCGAACGCCTACTGGCGCGACATCGGCACGATCGACGCCTACTGGGCCGCGCAGATGGATCTCATCAGCGTCCAACCTGCCTTCAACCTCTACAACCAACGCTGGCCGATCCGCACCGCGATGAGCCACGATCCGCCGGCGAAGTTCGTCTTCCGCGACGAGTGGAACGCGCGCGTCGGCATCGCGACCGAGAGCCTCGTCTCGCTCGGCTGCATCATCTCCGGCGGCCGCATCCACCGGAGCGTCCTTTCGAACCGCTGCCGCGTGAACTCCTTCAGCCACGTGGAGGAGAGCGTGCTCTTCGAGAACGTGGTGATCGGACGGCACGCCAAGATCCGCCGCGCGATCATCGACAAAGACGTCGAGGTCCCCTCAGGGGCCGAGATCGGCTACAACCTCGAGGAAGACAGGAAGCGCTGGTACGTGAGCGAGGGCGGCATCGTCGTCATCCCCAAGCGCGCCAAGATCGGCTGA
- a CDS encoding metallophosphoesterase: MGRTVVVGDLHGCRGELEDLLGHVGFCADDRLISVGDLVVRGPDPAGTVELLRKLHARAVRGNHEDRLLRYRQAPPSIAPQLGSLQREVVRALRRRHWEYLASLPLWIDLPEHGLRVVHAGVDPTLPIEEQSPRTLMYVRSLNISGTPEERRGSILWGERYVGPPHLVFGHNALEQPQIHRHATGIDTGCVYGGRLTAMVLRAGEHPPPPEDRRSVLVSVPARRTYYPR, from the coding sequence ATGGGTCGAACGGTCGTGGTCGGCGACCTGCACGGATGCAGGGGTGAACTCGAAGATTTGCTCGGCCACGTCGGGTTCTGCGCGGACGATCGGCTGATCTCCGTCGGCGACCTCGTCGTGCGCGGCCCCGATCCGGCAGGCACAGTCGAGCTGCTCCGCAAGCTCCATGCGCGCGCCGTGCGCGGCAACCACGAAGATCGGCTCCTGCGCTACCGGCAAGCGCCGCCGTCCATCGCGCCGCAGCTCGGGAGCTTGCAACGCGAGGTCGTGCGCGCGCTGCGCCGCCGGCACTGGGAGTACCTCGCTTCGCTGCCGCTCTGGATCGACCTGCCGGAGCACGGCTTGCGTGTCGTGCATGCCGGCGTTGATCCCACGCTGCCGATCGAGGAGCAGAGCCCGCGTACGTTGATGTACGTGCGTTCGCTCAACATCAGCGGTACGCCCGAGGAGCGGCGCGGCTCCATCTTGTGGGGCGAGCGGTACGTGGGACCGCCGCACCTCGTCTTCGGGCACAACGCCCTCGAGCAGCCGCAGATCCACCGTCACGCGACAGGCATCGACACGGGCTGCGTGTACGGCGGTCGCCTCACGGCGATGGTGCTGCGCGCGGGCGAACACCCGCCGCCGCCTGAGGATCGCAGGAGCGTGCTCGTGAGCGTGCCGGCGCGAAGGACCTACTACCCGCGCTGA
- the lpxA gene encoding acyl-ACP--UDP-N-acetylglucosamine O-acyltransferase: MTVSIHPLAHVDPGAKLGVDVDVGPFAVIEGDCEIGDGCRIEAHAVIAAGSRIGRRNVVHSFAVIGGAPQDRRYAGEPTTLVVGDDNVFREHVTAHRGTGHGGGVTRIGSAGLFMVGVHVAHDAVVGDRVTLANGTLLAGHVVLGDHVVTGGHVAVAPFVRVGARSFLAGGSMVERDVPPFVIAEGNRARVRALNRVGLERTGVPLESRVALKRAFRALFVGELPRAEALARIESVPDPFVRELVAFLRAPPRR; this comes from the coding sequence GTGACCGTCTCGATCCATCCGCTCGCGCATGTCGATCCCGGGGCGAAGCTCGGCGTGGACGTCGACGTGGGCCCGTTCGCCGTGATCGAGGGTGACTGCGAGATCGGCGACGGCTGCCGCATCGAGGCGCACGCGGTGATCGCGGCGGGCAGCCGGATCGGGCGCCGCAACGTGGTTCACTCGTTCGCGGTGATCGGGGGCGCGCCGCAGGATCGGCGGTATGCGGGCGAGCCGACGACGCTCGTCGTGGGCGACGACAACGTGTTTCGCGAGCACGTGACGGCGCACCGCGGCACCGGGCATGGCGGCGGCGTGACCCGCATCGGGAGCGCGGGGCTCTTCATGGTCGGCGTGCACGTCGCGCACGACGCGGTCGTCGGGGATCGGGTCACGCTCGCGAACGGCACGCTGCTCGCGGGGCACGTCGTGCTCGGGGATCACGTGGTGACCGGCGGTCACGTCGCGGTGGCGCCGTTCGTCCGCGTGGGCGCGCGCTCGTTCCTTGCGGGCGGGTCGATGGTGGAGCGTGACGTGCCGCCCTTCGTGATCGCCGAAGGAAACCGGGCGCGCGTGCGCGCGTTGAACCGCGTGGGGCTCGAACGGACGGGCGTACCGCTCGAATCACGCGTCGCGCTGAAGCGGGCGTTTCGGGCGCTCTTCGTGGGGGAGCTTCCGCGCGCCGAGGCCCTCGCGCGGATCGAATCCGTGCCGGATCCGTTCGTCCGCGAGCTCGTCGCCTTCCTTCGTGCGCCGCCCCGCCGTTAA
- a CDS encoding serine/threonine-protein kinase — MSSLGDVGAGHTLGRYELLVPIAQGGMAVVWAARMKGTRGFQKIVAVKTMLPELSQDPQFEDMFLAEAGLASRIRHPHVCEILDLGEQDGLIYIVMEWIDGEPLSQLARAARQKGGVPMLIALRVCLNAALGLHAAHELQDEAGELVGLVHRDVSPQNILVTYDGVVKIVDFGVAKATAVSDTGATKDGQLKGKVPFMSPEQALGKAVDRRTDVFALGIVLYQLLASKHPFRGDNDMITLRRICDKEPAPSLLSAMPNCPPLLNEIVMKALEKEADKRYLSMAEFARALDRGIAELKLAGQPDEDVVAFVRSMLGERAEKRRTAIREGLKVADERAEQREQLKAQRAALLAQARANGGTIPPGLLGNRMPTIPPGLQSIPPPSGSMPDIATIAHGRASLVPGTLHAQGAPSSPTAAAIVADVDDDIAAFTGGGKKKLAVVFAAIGVLAIVGAVLAFSQGSPTPEPATQPAVTTLAPAATMTTPTPTPLPSPVTSAAPATSATTPPHNHGAATTKSTTTPTAAGTTKSPSTKSTGTTKPGSPDNLPSVRDPGF, encoded by the coding sequence ATGAGCTCGCTCGGGGACGTGGGGGCGGGGCACACGCTGGGGCGATACGAGCTGCTCGTGCCCATCGCACAGGGCGGCATGGCCGTTGTGTGGGCCGCGCGCATGAAGGGCACACGCGGCTTTCAGAAGATCGTCGCGGTCAAGACGATGCTGCCCGAGCTGTCGCAGGATCCGCAGTTCGAGGACATGTTCCTCGCGGAGGCGGGCCTCGCCTCGCGCATCCGCCACCCGCACGTCTGCGAGATCCTCGATCTCGGCGAGCAGGACGGGCTGATCTACATCGTTATGGAGTGGATCGACGGCGAGCCGCTCAGCCAGCTCGCGCGCGCGGCCCGGCAGAAGGGCGGCGTCCCGATGCTCATCGCGCTCCGCGTCTGCCTCAACGCCGCGCTTGGCCTGCACGCCGCGCACGAGCTGCAGGACGAAGCCGGCGAGCTCGTGGGGCTCGTGCACCGCGACGTCTCGCCGCAAAACATCCTCGTCACGTACGACGGCGTCGTGAAGATCGTGGACTTCGGCGTGGCCAAGGCCACGGCCGTCTCGGACACGGGCGCGACGAAGGACGGCCAGCTCAAGGGCAAGGTGCCGTTCATGTCGCCCGAGCAAGCGCTCGGAAAGGCCGTGGATCGCCGCACGGACGTCTTCGCGCTCGGCATCGTGCTCTACCAGCTCCTCGCCTCGAAGCACCCGTTCCGCGGGGACAACGACATGATCACGCTGCGACGGATCTGCGACAAAGAGCCGGCGCCGTCGCTGCTCTCGGCCATGCCGAACTGCCCGCCGCTCCTGAACGAGATCGTCATGAAGGCGCTCGAGAAGGAAGCCGACAAACGCTACCTGTCGATGGCCGAGTTCGCGCGCGCGCTCGATCGTGGGATCGCGGAGCTCAAGCTCGCGGGGCAGCCCGACGAGGACGTGGTCGCGTTCGTCAGGTCCATGCTCGGCGAGCGCGCCGAGAAGCGCCGCACGGCGATCCGCGAGGGCCTCAAGGTCGCCGACGAGCGCGCCGAGCAACGCGAACAGCTCAAGGCGCAGCGCGCGGCGCTCCTCGCGCAAGCGCGGGCGAACGGCGGGACGATCCCGCCGGGCCTGCTCGGCAATCGCATGCCCACGATCCCGCCGGGGCTCCAGTCGATCCCGCCGCCGTCCGGATCGATGCCCGACATCGCCACGATCGCGCACGGCCGCGCGAGCCTCGTGCCCGGCACGCTCCACGCGCAAGGCGCGCCCTCGTCGCCGACGGCGGCTGCAATCGTCGCCGACGTCGACGACGACATCGCAGCCTTCACGGGAGGCGGGAAGAAGAAGCTCGCCGTGGTGTTCGCCGCGATCGGCGTGCTCGCGATCGTCGGCGCGGTCCTCGCCTTCTCGCAAGGCTCGCCGACGCCCGAGCCCGCGACACAGCCTGCCGTCACCACGCTGGCGCCCGCGGCGACCATGACCACGCCCACGCCGACCCCCCTCCCCTCGCCCGTCACGAGCGCCGCGCCCGCGACGAGCGCCACGACGCCCCCGCACAACCACGGCGCCGCGACGACGAAGTCCACGACCACGCCCACCGCGGCCGGCACCACGAAATCGCCGAGCACGAAGAGCACCGGCACCACGAAGCCGGGCAGCCCGGACAACCTGCCCAGCGTGCGCGATCCCGGCTTCTGA
- a CDS encoding serine/threonine protein kinase yields MTAPQLSPGYVIAGKYSVQALLGNGGSSATYRVVDATGRAMAVRIYSPTIAQRPEVMTMIEQIYTATNGLPPDVVLPVLDAGYDPQTAAPFTVTELSPTPSLAQLVSQRPLSPQEVSQIAQNMARTLDNAHVRQLMHHALKPTNVFVAPQGFAVRIMDFGAGLARSYVQTNEGYAIAAPWVAPEQMQGGAPAGPAADVFAMGLVLFYALTGRPYWRSCQGAQPDLASWQHELVGPRQPASQRAQELGALVSPVLDAVFNRALAIDPNERFRQASELAVAFSAAANMPEMATSATIAFPAIGGADPMGPTAAVPVYQPGGQNDGSGYPPPPPIGGGGMGGAGMGGQGAGAPANADMGMGMGPGPMAPTTAAPRLQMDGGGGSKKLPIIIGVAAVLLIGGAVGAFIVMGGKDKPEGEDPNAPIAITPTGAPTTSSESGAPTGTGTGEAPPPTPPPAAEEVEVAIKCSPGCDTIKVDDKAIEDPSKLKLAPGAHKIELSKAGYVTQSEDITIEAGKKFEKEFKLAEAPKETAQTASTAKSSGSGGGSTVKTTPTATTKPTSTAKTGGQKCTGVGLFKKCK; encoded by the coding sequence GTGACCGCGCCCCAGCTCTCCCCCGGCTACGTCATCGCGGGAAAATACTCGGTCCAGGCTCTCCTGGGCAACGGCGGCTCCTCGGCCACCTACCGCGTCGTCGACGCGACGGGGCGCGCAATGGCGGTGCGTATCTACTCGCCGACCATCGCGCAGCGCCCCGAAGTGATGACGATGATCGAGCAGATCTACACGGCGACGAACGGGCTGCCGCCCGACGTCGTGCTGCCGGTCCTCGACGCGGGCTACGATCCGCAAACCGCCGCGCCCTTCACGGTGACGGAGCTCTCGCCGACGCCGTCGCTCGCGCAGCTCGTCTCGCAGCGCCCACTCTCGCCGCAAGAGGTCTCGCAGATCGCGCAGAACATGGCGCGCACGCTGGACAACGCCCACGTGCGGCAGCTCATGCACCACGCGCTCAAGCCGACGAACGTGTTCGTCGCGCCGCAAGGCTTCGCCGTGCGCATCATGGACTTCGGCGCAGGACTCGCGCGGAGCTACGTGCAGACGAACGAGGGCTACGCGATCGCGGCGCCCTGGGTCGCGCCCGAGCAGATGCAAGGCGGCGCGCCCGCGGGCCCCGCAGCCGACGTGTTCGCGATGGGGCTCGTGCTCTTCTACGCGCTCACGGGGCGGCCGTACTGGCGCTCCTGCCAGGGCGCGCAGCCCGACCTCGCCTCGTGGCAACACGAGCTCGTCGGCCCGCGGCAGCCAGCGTCCCAGCGCGCCCAGGAGCTCGGCGCGCTGGTCTCGCCGGTGCTCGACGCGGTGTTCAACCGCGCGCTCGCGATCGATCCGAACGAGCGCTTCCGCCAGGCCAGCGAGCTCGCCGTGGCCTTCTCGGCCGCGGCGAACATGCCCGAGATGGCCACGAGCGCGACCATCGCGTTCCCCGCGATCGGCGGCGCCGATCCGATGGGCCCGACGGCCGCGGTGCCGGTCTACCAGCCGGGAGGCCAGAATGATGGCTCGGGCTACCCGCCGCCGCCGCCCATCGGAGGCGGGGGCATGGGCGGGGCTGGCATGGGTGGTCAGGGCGCCGGGGCGCCGGCGAACGCGGACATGGGCATGGGCATGGGCCCCGGCCCGATGGCGCCGACGACGGCGGCGCCGCGCCTCCAGATGGATGGCGGTGGTGGGTCGAAGAAGCTGCCGATCATCATCGGCGTCGCGGCGGTGCTGCTCATCGGCGGCGCGGTCGGCGCGTTCATCGTGATGGGCGGCAAGGACAAGCCAGAGGGCGAGGACCCGAACGCGCCGATCGCCATCACGCCGACGGGCGCGCCCACCACGAGCAGTGAGAGCGGCGCGCCCACGGGCACAGGCACGGGTGAGGCACCGCCGCCGACGCCGCCTCCTGCGGCCGAGGAGGTCGAGGTCGCGATCAAGTGCAGCCCGGGCTGCGACACGATCAAGGTCGACGACAAGGCGATCGAGGATCCGTCGAAGCTCAAGCTCGCGCCGGGCGCGCACAAAATCGAGCTCTCGAAGGCCGGGTACGTCACGCAGAGCGAAGACATCACGATCGAGGCCGGCAAGAAGTTCGAGAAGGAATTCAAGCTCGCCGAGGCCCCGAAAGAGACGGCGCAGACCGCGAGCACCGCGAAGTCGAGCGGCAGCGGCGGCGGCAGCACGGTGAAGACGACCCCCACGGCGACGACGAAGCCGACCAGCACGGCGAAGACCGGCGGCCAGAAATGCACCGGGGTCGGTCTCTTCAAGAAGTGCAAGTAA
- a CDS encoding 50S ribosomal protein L11 methyltransferase produces MTEPVYPFVAVDVPRDRAEELGATLFDLGAMGVEERDEQTLAKGAGSGKVTLVASFSTREEADQAIAALVEEDPSLAPRIEEIVGDAWRDAWKQHFEPFQFTPDVIVVPPWVAYEKKRADEHVLELEPGRAFGTGLHATTALVAEMLHDRKSSLSGARVLDVGTGSGILALVALIYGAASALAIDNDAEVIDVVRENAERNHLADRIVVREQTIESVTEPFPVVLANIETRVLRPIAEDLARAVSPAARRGLRPDEPGSAPEPPAGLLILSGILAAEHDEIIARYTSLARPLRHLETRRRGDGTGDDWVAIAFAAS; encoded by the coding sequence ATGACCGAGCCTGTTTATCCGTTCGTCGCCGTCGACGTCCCTCGCGATCGAGCTGAAGAGCTCGGCGCAACCCTCTTCGATCTCGGCGCCATGGGCGTCGAGGAGCGTGACGAGCAGACGCTCGCGAAAGGCGCGGGCTCCGGGAAGGTGACCCTCGTCGCGAGCTTCTCCACGCGCGAGGAAGCCGACCAGGCGATCGCGGCGCTCGTCGAGGAGGATCCTTCGCTCGCGCCGCGCATCGAGGAGATCGTCGGTGATGCCTGGCGCGACGCCTGGAAGCAGCACTTCGAGCCGTTTCAGTTCACGCCCGACGTGATCGTGGTGCCGCCGTGGGTCGCTTACGAGAAGAAGCGCGCGGACGAGCACGTGCTCGAGCTCGAGCCGGGCCGCGCCTTCGGCACGGGCTTGCATGCGACGACCGCGCTCGTCGCCGAGATGCTTCACGATCGTAAGAGTTCGCTGTCCGGCGCGCGTGTGCTCGACGTCGGCACGGGCAGCGGGATCCTCGCGCTCGTCGCGCTGATCTACGGCGCCGCGAGCGCGCTCGCGATCGACAACGACGCCGAGGTCATCGACGTCGTGCGCGAGAACGCCGAGCGCAATCACCTCGCCGATCGCATCGTCGTACGCGAGCAGACGATCGAGAGCGTGACCGAGCCGTTCCCCGTGGTGCTCGCGAACATCGAGACGCGCGTGCTCCGTCCGATCGCGGAGGACTTGGCGCGCGCGGTGTCGCCTGCTGCACGTCGGGGGCTACGCCCGGACGAGCCGGGCTCTGCCCCCGAACCCCCGGCGGGGCTCTTGATCCTCTCGGGCATCCTCGCCGCCGAGCACGACGAGATCATCGCGCGGTACACCTCGCTCGCGCGCCCGCTGCGCCACCTCGAGACGCGCCGCCGCGGCGACGGCACGGGTGACGACTGGGTCGCGATCGCGTTTGCTGCGTCATGA
- a CDS encoding SIMPL domain-containing protein gives MAKLLRTGSRLMGAALGVLSFVSPSASAQAKAEEKSSGAGAQEGAKGQASLLLQEQLTELITTSGQGQIVAKPDAMRAELGVEVRAKTLEQAQAELARKMEHVTSAIEKLGLEGLTLQTATLQIQPLHDEPKAGRAAQIVGYRAQNTLSITLRPAEVTELGTQAAKLVDAGVGAGANVVQGISFFLARPEEAQAKALHLAAVDAERNAKILAATSGVRLLGLHSLDGSQGRLSPIFLDAGIAATSLKIETTIEPGELTITATVAARYHFSNH, from the coding sequence ATGGCGAAACTTCTCCGGACCGGCTCGCGTCTCATGGGCGCGGCGCTCGGCGTCCTGTCGTTCGTTTCCCCGAGCGCTTCCGCCCAGGCGAAGGCCGAGGAGAAGAGCAGCGGCGCCGGGGCGCAGGAAGGCGCGAAGGGGCAGGCAAGCCTCCTCCTGCAAGAGCAGCTCACGGAGCTCATCACGACGAGCGGCCAGGGCCAGATCGTGGCGAAGCCCGACGCGATGCGCGCCGAGCTCGGGGTCGAGGTCCGGGCGAAGACGCTGGAGCAGGCGCAGGCCGAGCTCGCCCGCAAGATGGAGCACGTGACGAGCGCGATCGAGAAGCTCGGCCTCGAGGGCCTCACGCTGCAGACGGCGACGCTGCAGATCCAACCGCTCCATGACGAGCCCAAGGCCGGCCGCGCGGCGCAGATCGTCGGCTATCGCGCGCAGAACACGCTCTCGATCACGCTGCGCCCCGCGGAGGTGACGGAGCTCGGGACGCAGGCGGCGAAGCTCGTGGACGCGGGCGTCGGCGCGGGCGCGAACGTGGTGCAGGGGATCTCGTTTTTCCTCGCGCGTCCGGAGGAAGCGCAGGCCAAGGCGCTGCACCTCGCGGCCGTGGACGCGGAGCGGAACGCGAAGATCCTCGCGGCCACGTCAGGCGTGCGGCTGCTCGGGCTGCACAGCCTGGATGGATCCCAGGGCCGCCTGTCGCCGATCTTCCTCGACGCGGGCATCGCAGCGACCTCGCTCAAGATCGAGACGACGATCGAGCCCGGCGAGCTCACGATCACGGCGACCGTGGCCGCCCGGTACCACTTCTCGAACCACTGA
- a CDS encoding M20/M25/M40 family metallo-hydrolase, with product MIEAAKAHLRAREEAALLLLEALVGVNSFTDNVPGGTRVGEMLAAELRGIEGVSSVRAHASARYAPHWVARTEAAERSAAGCVAIVGHLDTVFPPGTFEGFRREGPIARGPGVLDMKGGLVVVLEAMRALAHVGVLARVPMRVVIVSDEEVGSPEGQHVIAEELAGARAALVFEAGRAKDLVITSRKGTGSARVVAAGKAAHAGNAHADGANAIWALARFIDHAQQLTDYTRGVTVNVGTIRGGQSKNTVPDHAEAELDFRYEQRADGDALLAALVNAAEDTAIAGTTVTVTGGIARSSLERTTASAALYEAYAACARAAGLGDGEAPLVGGGSDAATTAALGIPSIDGLGPRGAGFHTHDEHIEVATLVPKAEAIVRFLLGCTESFDPDGLLRSS from the coding sequence ATGATCGAGGCGGCGAAGGCGCACCTCCGCGCGAGAGAAGAAGCGGCGCTCTTGCTGCTCGAAGCGCTCGTCGGCGTGAACTCGTTCACGGACAACGTGCCGGGCGGGACACGCGTGGGCGAGATGCTCGCGGCGGAGCTTCGCGGGATCGAGGGCGTGAGTTCGGTGCGGGCGCACGCGAGCGCTCGGTATGCGCCGCACTGGGTCGCGCGGACGGAGGCGGCGGAGCGCTCGGCCGCGGGGTGCGTGGCGATCGTGGGGCACCTCGATACGGTCTTTCCGCCCGGGACCTTCGAGGGGTTCCGGCGCGAGGGGCCGATCGCGCGTGGGCCCGGCGTGCTCGACATGAAGGGCGGGCTCGTGGTGGTGCTCGAAGCGATGCGCGCGCTCGCGCACGTGGGCGTGCTCGCGCGTGTGCCGATGCGTGTGGTGATCGTGTCGGACGAGGAGGTCGGTTCTCCCGAGGGACAACACGTGATCGCCGAGGAGCTCGCCGGCGCGCGCGCGGCGCTCGTGTTCGAGGCGGGGCGCGCGAAGGACCTCGTGATCACGTCGCGCAAGGGCACGGGCAGCGCGCGTGTCGTCGCCGCGGGAAAAGCGGCGCATGCGGGCAATGCACATGCGGACGGCGCGAATGCAATCTGGGCGCTCGCGCGCTTCATCGATCACGCGCAGCAGCTCACCGACTACACGCGCGGCGTGACCGTGAACGTCGGAACGATCCGCGGCGGACAGTCGAAAAACACGGTGCCCGATCACGCCGAGGCCGAGCTCGATTTCCGCTACGAGCAGCGCGCCGATGGAGACGCGCTCCTCGCGGCGCTCGTGAACGCGGCGGAGGACACGGCGATCGCGGGGACGACGGTGACGGTGACAGGCGGCATCGCGCGATCGTCGCTCGAACGTACGACGGCTTCTGCAGCGCTCTACGAGGCCTATGCCGCATGCGCGCGCGCGGCGGGGCTCGGCGACGGCGAGGCGCCGCTCGTGGGTGGAGGCTCCGACGCGGCGACGACAGCAGCGCTCGGCATTCCGTCGATCGACGGCCTCGGGCCGCGCGGCGCGGGCTTTCACACGCACGACGAGCACATCGAGGTGGCCACGCTCGTGCCGAAGGCAGAGGCGATCGTGCGGTTTTTGCTGGGCTGTACGGAGAGTTTCGACCCGGACGGCTTGTTGCGATCTTCTTGA